In Streptomyces sp. NBC_00433, a single genomic region encodes these proteins:
- a CDS encoding IS5 family transposase — MSDRQPYKSDLSDERWALIEPVIASWKARHPSVSGHQGAYAMREIVNALLYQSRTGCQWDYLPHDLPPVGAVKYYFYTWRDDGTDQTIHDLLRWQVRESRGRKADPSLVVLDTQSLHAAVGVPADTTGRDAAKKVPGRKRGLAVDVLGLVIAVVVLAASAHDNAAGIALLDKVAADTDTVQKALVDQGFKNAVIDHGRKVGIDVEVVERNPEGSGFVPQPKRWVVEQVNGIMTLHRRLVRDYEHRPASAESRVYWAISDRMARILTATSTPTWRSA; from the coding sequence GTGAGCGACCGCCAGCCCTACAAGAGCGACTTGTCCGACGAGCGGTGGGCCCTGATCGAGCCCGTCATCGCCTCCTGGAAGGCTCGGCATCCCTCCGTCAGCGGCCACCAGGGCGCCTACGCGATGCGGGAGATCGTCAACGCCCTACTCTACCAGTCCCGTACCGGCTGCCAGTGGGACTACCTCCCCCACGACCTGCCCCCGGTCGGCGCGGTGAAGTACTACTTCTACACGTGGCGCGATGACGGCACCGACCAGACCATCCACGACCTGCTGCGCTGGCAGGTGCGCGAGAGCCGGGGGCGCAAGGCCGACCCCAGCCTGGTGGTGCTCGACACCCAGAGCCTGCACGCGGCCGTCGGAGTGCCCGCCGACACCACCGGAAGGGACGCGGCAAAAAAAGTCCCGGGCCGCAAGCGCGGCCTGGCAGTTGATGTTCTCGGTCTGGTGATCGCGGTGGTGGTGCTGGCCGCGTCCGCGCACGACAACGCCGCCGGCATCGCCTTGCTGGACAAGGTCGCCGCCGACACCGACACGGTGCAGAAGGCCCTGGTGGACCAGGGGTTCAAGAACGCTGTCATCGACCACGGGCGGAAGGTGGGCATCGACGTCGAAGTCGTCGAGCGTAACCCGGAGGGCAGCGGGTTCGTCCCGCAGCCCAAGAGGTGGGTGGTGGAGCAGGTGAACGGGATCATGACGCTGCACCGCAGGCTGGTACGGGACTACGAACACCGGCCCGCCTCTGCCGAGTCGAGGGTGTACTGGGCCATAAGCGACCGGATGGCCCGGATACTGACCGCGACCTCCACCCCCACCTGGCGCAGCGCGTGA
- a CDS encoding TetR/AcrR family transcriptional regulator has product MAVHDTRDRPMRRDAVRNQQLVIEAAREVVSEFGTEASMELIASRAGVGVGTVYRRFPNKEALVEEIVGLMVREMVDQARRALTLSDGTGLEVFLRAMGQSLSDHRGYAVKAVGHSKAAQVELLRDLITELLDQAREYGHVGPGVVLGDVMAIAWALRGIVETAGPIAPEAWQRHLDIQLAGLRVIGVPSAHAPATREQLTRISGGAGRTSCGRGL; this is encoded by the coding sequence ATGGCAGTGCACGACACGCGGGACCGGCCGATGCGGCGGGACGCCGTACGCAACCAGCAGTTGGTCATCGAGGCCGCGCGCGAGGTCGTCTCCGAATTCGGCACGGAGGCGAGCATGGAGCTGATCGCCTCGCGCGCGGGAGTCGGCGTCGGCACGGTCTACCGCCGCTTCCCCAACAAGGAGGCGCTGGTCGAGGAGATCGTCGGGCTGATGGTCCGCGAGATGGTCGACCAGGCCCGCCGCGCCCTGACGCTGAGCGACGGTACGGGACTTGAGGTCTTCCTGCGGGCCATGGGCCAGTCGCTGAGCGACCACCGGGGCTACGCGGTCAAGGCCGTCGGTCATTCCAAGGCCGCGCAGGTCGAGCTGTTGCGCGACCTGATCACCGAACTCCTCGACCAGGCGCGGGAATACGGCCATGTCGGCCCCGGCGTCGTTCTCGGCGACGTCATGGCCATCGCCTGGGCGCTGCGCGGCATCGTGGAGACGGCGGGCCCGATCGCGCCCGAGGCGTGGCAGCGCCATCTGGACATCCAGCTCGCGGGCCTGCGCGTGATCGGCGTCCCGTCTGCGCACGCGCCCGCCACCCGCGAGCAGTTGACGCGGATCAGCGGCGGGGCGGGGCGTACGAGCTGCGGGCGCGGCCTGTAG
- a CDS encoding MFS transporter — translation MASETRRTNHQVTFAVLAAGVAAYALLQSLVTPVLPTIQESLHTTQNTVTWVLTAYLLSASIFTPIMGRVGDMIGKERVFVATMSALAVGSLLAALATNVQVMIIARVIQGIGGGVLPLAFGIIRDEFPREKLNGAVGAIASLIAVGSGLGIVLAGPIVSALDYHWLFWLPMIMTVIAAVAAYFLIPASPIRTPGRISWLPAVLLSGWLVALLVALSQAPVWGWGSGKVVGLLIAAVVLAYAWVRVEVGSAVPLIDMKMMRLPAVWTNNLVALLFGIGMYATFAFLPEFVQTPKSTGYGFGSSITESGLILLPMSVAMFVVGLGASRLAQRIGGKIVVLIGSLISTVSLALLAFAHGATWELYIATGVMGIGFGLAFSAMSSLIVAAVPPEQTGVASGMNANIRTIGGSIGAALMASVVTASPAADGLPRESGYTNGFAMLGAALLVAAFAAILIPVGRQKTRLVDFADEPAHPQMAVVPGGTVVGDKPE, via the coding sequence ATGGCGTCCGAGACCCGGCGAACGAACCACCAGGTCACGTTCGCGGTTCTGGCGGCCGGTGTGGCCGCCTACGCACTGCTGCAGTCCCTGGTCACCCCCGTGCTGCCGACGATCCAGGAGAGTCTGCACACCACCCAGAACACCGTCACCTGGGTGCTGACGGCCTATCTGCTGTCGGCGTCGATATTCACCCCGATCATGGGCCGCGTCGGCGACATGATCGGCAAGGAACGCGTCTTCGTGGCGACGATGTCCGCCCTGGCGGTGGGCTCGCTGCTGGCCGCGCTCGCCACCAACGTGCAGGTGATGATCATCGCCCGCGTCATCCAGGGCATCGGAGGCGGTGTGCTGCCGCTGGCCTTCGGCATCATCCGCGACGAATTCCCGCGCGAGAAGCTGAACGGCGCGGTCGGCGCCATCGCCTCGCTGATCGCGGTCGGCTCGGGCCTCGGCATCGTGCTGGCCGGACCGATCGTCAGCGCGCTGGACTACCACTGGCTGTTCTGGCTGCCGATGATCATGACGGTGATCGCCGCCGTGGCCGCGTACTTCCTGATTCCCGCGTCGCCGATCCGCACGCCCGGCCGAATTAGCTGGCTGCCCGCCGTCCTGCTCTCCGGCTGGCTGGTCGCCCTGCTGGTCGCGCTCAGCCAGGCACCGGTGTGGGGCTGGGGGTCCGGCAAGGTGGTCGGCCTGCTGATCGCCGCCGTCGTGCTGGCGTACGCCTGGGTGCGGGTGGAGGTGGGCTCCGCGGTCCCGCTGATCGACATGAAGATGATGCGGCTGCCCGCGGTGTGGACCAACAACCTGGTCGCGCTGCTCTTCGGCATCGGGATGTACGCGACCTTCGCCTTCCTGCCGGAATTCGTGCAGACGCCCAAGTCCACGGGCTACGGCTTCGGTTCGAGCATCACCGAGTCTGGCCTGATCCTGCTGCCGATGTCGGTGGCCATGTTCGTCGTGGGTCTCGGCGCCAGCCGTCTCGCCCAGCGGATCGGCGGCAAGATCGTCGTCCTGATCGGGTCGTTGATCAGCACCGTCTCGCTGGCGCTGCTCGCCTTCGCGCACGGCGCGACCTGGGAGCTGTACATCGCCACCGGCGTGATGGGCATCGGCTTCGGCCTGGCCTTCTCGGCCATGTCCAGCCTGATCGTCGCCGCGGTGCCGCCGGAGCAGACCGGTGTGGCCAGCGGTATGAACGCCAACATCCGTACCATCGGCGGCTCGATCGGCGCGGCCCTGATGGCCAGCGTCGTGACCGCGAGCCCGGCCGCCGACGGCCTGCCGCGCGAGTCCGGTTACACCAACGGCTTCGCGATGCTCGGTGCCGCGCTGCTGGTCGCCGCCTTCGCGGCGATCCTGATCCCGGTCGGCCGGCAGAAGACCCGGCTGGTGGACTTCGCCGACGAGCCCGCGCACCCGCAGATGGCGGTGGTACCCGGCGGTACGGTCGTAGGTGACAAGCCGGAGTGA
- a CDS encoding AI-2E family transporter, whose amino-acid sequence MPAQASSRPGSAVSDPHRRDGAEAPREQGGTDAAGTGTAGREAAGSQAVGAEAAGTEKAGPADAGPETARRRTDPPESAADAADPQLPPGGVPGASQAAEGWRRRLGGVPAARRSWFQIGFGLALGGSLAWLLVQTVLKLSELLTLLLLAVFIAVSLEPVVALLGRLGLRRSWSVAAVLAGFAGVLAAFLALVIPPVTDAVNALSDGIPRWRQQLHDHHSTLGRLEDRYHLIEKAQSRLSAGGASQVAGGVLGAGQLVISLITSAVIVITVTLYVMAALPTIKQFCYRFVPGTRRPRVEAVTEEILSRVGRYMLGNIATSAIAGVATFVWCEVVGVPYAAALGFFVALMDMVPVVGSTVGGIVVSLVALTVSLPVALATAAFYIGFRVAEDYLIMPRAMKFAVDVHPVVTVVAVLAGGSLLGIIGGLVAIPAAVALGIVLDEYVFPRTDAS is encoded by the coding sequence ATGCCTGCCCAGGCGTCATCGCGGCCCGGGTCCGCCGTCTCCGACCCGCACCGGCGGGACGGCGCCGAGGCTCCGAGGGAGCAGGGCGGCACCGATGCGGCCGGGACCGGGACTGCGGGTCGCGAGGCGGCCGGTTCACAAGCGGTCGGCGCCGAGGCGGCCGGTACCGAAAAGGCCGGTCCCGCAGACGCGGGCCCCGAGACGGCCCGGCGCAGGACCGACCCTCCCGAGAGCGCGGCCGACGCGGCCGACCCGCAGCTACCCCCGGGCGGCGTACCAGGCGCAAGTCAGGCGGCCGAAGGGTGGCGGCGCAGGCTCGGCGGGGTGCCGGCCGCGCGGCGTTCCTGGTTCCAGATCGGCTTCGGGCTGGCCCTGGGCGGGAGCCTGGCATGGCTCCTGGTGCAGACCGTGCTCAAGCTCAGCGAGCTGCTGACCCTCCTGCTGCTGGCCGTCTTCATCGCGGTCAGCCTGGAGCCGGTGGTCGCCCTGCTGGGGCGGCTCGGCCTGCGCCGGAGCTGGTCGGTGGCGGCGGTGCTCGCCGGCTTCGCCGGTGTGCTGGCGGCGTTCCTGGCTCTGGTCATCCCGCCGGTCACCGACGCGGTGAACGCGCTGAGCGACGGGATACCCCGCTGGCGCCAGCAGTTGCACGACCACCACTCCACCCTGGGGCGGCTGGAGGACCGCTACCACCTCATCGAGAAGGCGCAGTCGCGGTTGAGCGCCGGAGGTGCGTCCCAGGTGGCCGGCGGGGTGCTGGGGGCCGGCCAGCTGGTGATCAGCCTCATCACGTCCGCCGTCATCGTGATCACCGTCACCCTCTACGTGATGGCGGCGCTGCCCACGATCAAGCAGTTCTGCTACCGCTTCGTCCCCGGTACCCGGCGCCCCCGGGTGGAGGCCGTCACCGAAGAGATCCTCAGCCGCGTCGGCCGGTACATGCTCGGCAACATCGCGACCTCCGCGATCGCGGGCGTCGCCACCTTCGTGTGGTGCGAGGTCGTCGGCGTGCCCTACGCCGCCGCGCTGGGCTTCTTCGTGGCGCTGATGGACATGGTCCCCGTGGTGGGCTCGACGGTCGGCGGCATCGTGGTCAGCCTGGTGGCACTGACCGTCTCGCTCCCGGTGGCCCTTGCCACCGCGGCCTTCTACATCGGATTCCGGGTCGCCGAGGACTACCTGATCATGCCGCGGGCCATGAAATTCGCCGTGGACGTACATCCGGTGGTGACCGTCGTCGCGGTCCTGGCAGGCGGCTCACTGCTCGGCATCATCGGCGGCCTGGTGGCCATCCCGGCCGCCGTGGCCCTCGGCATCGTGCTCGACGAATACGTCTTCCCCCGCACTGACGCTTCCTGA